Proteins encoded together in one Thermoplasmata archaeon window:
- a CDS encoding MFS transporter — protein MSETASALTAAGTPYDARAARNVLIVIAVMALMVTYVETMVIPAFASFVSFFDDAPATTVVWIVSAYLLVGTVATPIFGKLGDKYGKKRMLVLVMSLYAVAVSIAGFSPNIGTALGIDRANQIYVLIAIRAFQGLGMGMFPLAFAMLPEVFPAARVGRAQGIVSAMFAAGASLGLVGGGYIAYTSGWQLTYHTVIPVAVAVAVLAYFILRESPHLTPAPIDYPGIASLGFALATALFAITEGTYWGWANFSAVHFAGIGWGVPQFFLLALAGLVFFLVWEPRAKYPVVSFAALKKRNIWISNVNGVFVGMGMFLVFIGLTILVEYPFKPGFGFNEFQMGLVSVPSSLSMLLFAPVWGRFVGAKGPKPVMITGFAVMALGGLGLVLFHSNVYELMVFAIPALVGNVAVLIAMSNIIVLSVRVDELGIQTGMNQTFRNLGSAVGPVVAATVTASFLTTTYLTVPGVPVPVPISTYAITGFELVFGITAAVAFVGLLLSLALRNFRFLADGTRTTEAAPTPEPAPASIGETAAAPPP, from the coding sequence GTGAGCGAGACGGCGAGCGCGCTCACCGCGGCCGGGACGCCGTACGACGCCCGCGCCGCGCGCAACGTGCTGATCGTGATCGCGGTGATGGCGCTGATGGTCACCTACGTCGAGACGATGGTGATCCCGGCGTTCGCCTCGTTCGTCAGCTTCTTCGACGATGCTCCGGCGACGACCGTCGTCTGGATCGTCTCGGCGTACCTGCTCGTCGGGACCGTCGCGACGCCGATCTTCGGCAAGCTCGGGGACAAGTACGGCAAGAAGCGGATGCTCGTCCTCGTGATGAGCCTGTACGCGGTCGCGGTCAGCATCGCCGGTTTCTCGCCGAACATCGGCACCGCGCTCGGGATCGACCGGGCGAACCAGATCTACGTCCTGATCGCGATCCGCGCCTTCCAGGGCCTCGGGATGGGGATGTTCCCGCTCGCCTTCGCGATGCTCCCCGAGGTGTTCCCGGCGGCCCGGGTCGGCCGGGCGCAGGGGATCGTCTCCGCGATGTTCGCGGCCGGGGCCTCGCTCGGCCTCGTCGGCGGCGGCTACATCGCCTACACCTCGGGCTGGCAGCTGACCTACCACACGGTGATCCCGGTCGCCGTCGCGGTCGCGGTCCTCGCCTACTTCATCCTGCGGGAGTCCCCGCACCTCACGCCCGCCCCGATCGACTACCCGGGCATCGCGAGCCTCGGCTTCGCGCTCGCGACCGCGCTGTTCGCGATCACCGAGGGCACGTACTGGGGCTGGGCGAACTTCTCCGCGGTCCACTTCGCCGGGATCGGCTGGGGGGTACCGCAGTTCTTCCTGCTCGCCCTCGCCGGCCTCGTCTTCTTCCTCGTGTGGGAGCCGCGGGCGAAGTACCCGGTCGTCTCGTTCGCCGCGCTGAAAAAGCGCAACATCTGGATCTCGAACGTCAACGGCGTCTTCGTCGGCATGGGGATGTTCCTCGTGTTCATCGGCCTCACGATCCTCGTCGAGTACCCGTTCAAGCCCGGCTTCGGCTTCAACGAGTTCCAGATGGGGCTCGTCTCGGTGCCGTCGTCCCTTTCGATGCTCCTGTTCGCCCCGGTCTGGGGCCGTTTCGTGGGCGCGAAGGGCCCCAAGCCCGTCATGATCACCGGCTTCGCCGTGATGGCGCTCGGCGGCCTCGGGCTCGTCCTGTTCCACTCCAACGTCTACGAGCTGATGGTCTTCGCGATCCCCGCGCTCGTCGGCAACGTCGCGGTCCTGATCGCGATGTCGAACATCATCGTCCTGTCGGTACGGGTCGACGAGCTCGGCATCCAGACCGGCATGAACCAGACGTTCCGCAACCTGGGCAGCGCGGTCGGGCCGGTCGTCGCCGCCACCGTGACCGCGAGCTTCCTCACGACGACGTACCTCACGGTCCCCGGCGTGCCCGTGCCGGTCCCGATCTCGACCTACGCCATCACGGGCTTCGAGCTCGTCTTCGGCATCACCGCGGCGGTCGCGTTCGTCGGGCTCCTGCTCTCGCTCGCGCTGCGGAACTTCCGCTTCCTCGCCGACGGCACCCGGACGACGGAGGCCGCGCCGACCCCCGAGCCCGCGCCGGCGTCGATCGGGGAGACCGCCGCCGCGCCCCCGCCCTAG